A genomic segment from Diadema setosum chromosome 11, eeDiaSeto1, whole genome shotgun sequence encodes:
- the LOC140235432 gene encoding V(D)J recombination-activating protein 1-like yields the protein MEVTDFHRKALSQVCRVCGTHVKSIKSLSSKTKYQQLILSIYGIDIELDDESIHPPRICSSCRLWMTRSSTRHSEGATYPTSGRNLATFSVHQEPCSVCSLVHAATKRKSAESESPSLSKKSTRDVDDEPAPASSAAQGDVPLLLTQPVASASLSSLPSSSKATDFREIRPKELSDATRVLFSPDPGLTPSGRKRIWNAKASLHSVRSDHARKRAQGAVDLISSYSSTYNEDETDLTFYLLHNRLKATNDERMNSVRDLWTSSEKGKLTVDDCIALRVGTMLTKGKYAEEYRILKSKGDTSLKPPSALNDRESAYMPGSARFALMDSGNYSHHTPVKSLAAFDGNIQHATYEPHRINEASDLKEFIEPNCAGVAWSYTEAVAKTLEELDESLREGFVKAGLDPDDPSITVHTTIKDGADGMGEVAVQKSKADTFLPDKAFRASFVILKCEVKLSDNTTVVVFEEEKPNSVMVNRPLLEALGDENSPSTATVLLRQMESERKLLHHHTIKVYAGSTTRNHHITIYNSMIDEKLDRSLGGLQGSGSNYICTLCFATKTTAKSQLGSFQITRTLRDTTDTASYIVTNPDKLTSNELTTEGKGVKRKPILTSEPKNKLLDATHADINLGQFFKKIIVREVAGVQKWEASADVKQYIDDAERRLDIHLRESIGLVPSLMMPGNYARDMFKEENEATFLELMSNADRKAALQSVLQKFRNLRRVYRSHSPDKEDVHRYKETAVAMGNELLDNFDYVNWPNYLHKVIEHPQEILLSEDGPGSIGSLSGEGSEAANKLFRNLRENFARRGDVFGGLRDVLWFHWLYTSPKLLRLRAVTRRKYKCSKCGGDGHNVTSCKSKP from the exons ATGGAAGTCACAGACTTTCACAGAAAGGCTCTGTCACAGGTGTGCCGTGTATGTGGTACACATGTGAAGAGCATcaaaagtctgtcttcaaagaCGAAGTACCAGCAGCTAATCCTGAGCATCTATGGCATTGACATTGAGCTGGACGATGAGAGCATTCATCCACCCAGGATATGTTCATCATGCAG ACTGTGGATGACAAGAAGCAGTACCCGGCATAGTGAAGGAGCTACCTATCCGACGAGTGGCAGGAATCTTGCAACCTTCTCTGTACATCAGGAGCCCTGCTCAGTATGTTCCTTGGTGCATGCTGCGACAAAGAGGAAGTCTGCAGAGTCCGAGTCACCATCTCTTTCAAAGAAGTCAACAAGGGACGTTGATGATGAGCCAGCTCCTGCCAGCAGTGCTGCCCAAGGTGACGTGCCACTGCTTCTCACACAACCAGTCGCATCTGCAAGCCTGTCCAGCCTCCCATCATCTTCAAAGGCCACAGACTTCAGAGAAATACGCCCAAAAGAACTGAGTGATGCAACACGTGTGCTCTTCTCCCCTGATCCAGGCTTAACTCCAAGTGGGAGAAAGCGCATTTGGAATGCAAAGGCCAGCCTCCATTCTGTGCGGAGTGACCACGCAAGGAAGAGAGCACAGGGAGCTGTGGATCTGATATCATCATATAGTTCTACGTACAATGAAGATGAGACTGACCTCACGTTCTACCTCTTACACAACAGACTGAAGGCGACTAATGATGAGAGGATGAATAGT GTTCGAGACCTCTGGACCAGCAGTGAGAAGGGTAAACTCACTGTAGATGACTGCATCGCGTTACGAGTGGGCACTATGCTGACCAAGGGGAAATATGCAGAGGAGTACCGCATCTTAAAGTCAAAAGGGGACACTTCACTCAAGCCACCCAGCGCACTCAATGACAGAGAGAGTGCATACATGCCAGGCAGTGCCAGATTCGCCCTCATGGACAGTGGCAACTACAGTCACCACACACCAGTGAAGTCACtggctgcgtttgatggtaacaTCCAACATGCCACCTACGAGCCTCATCGTATAAATGAGGCAAGTGACTTGAAAGAATTCATTGAGCCAAATTGTGCGGGAGTAGCTTGGAGCTACACGGAGGCTGTGGCAAAGACTTTGGAGGAACTGGACGAGAGCCTTCGAGAAGGATTCGTCAAAGCGGGTCTTGACCCAGACGATCCGTCAATAACAGTCCATACAACCATCAAAGATGGGGCGGATGGAATGGGAGAGGTGGCAGTGCAGAAGTCGAAGGCGGACACTTTTTTGCCCGACAAGGCATTCAGGGCATCTTTCGTCATCCTCAAGTGTGAGGTGAAACTGAGTGATAACACAACAGTAGTTGTGTTTGAGGAAGAAAAACCCAACTCCGTGATGGTTAATAGACCATTGCTGGAGGCACTTGGGGATGAGAATTCTCCGTCAACTGCGACTGTTCTCTTACGCCAGATGGAGTCGGAGAGAAAGTTGCTTCATCATCACACAATCAAAGTTTATGCTGGGAGTACTACAAGAAATCATCACATCACCATATATAATTCCATGATTGACGAGAAACTGGACCGATCACTGGGGGGACTGCAAGGGAGTGGGTCAAACTACATATGCACACTCTGCTTCGCTACAAAGACAACAGCCAAGAGCCAACTCGGATCATTCCAAATCACTCGCACACTCAGAGACACAACGGACACAGCCAGCTACATCGTCACCAATCCAGACAAACTAACAAGCAATGAACTCACAACAGAGGGCAAGGGGGTCAAACGAAAACCAATACTTACATCTGAACCCAAGAACAAGCTCCTTGATGCAACACACGCCGACATTAACCTGGGACAATTCTTCAAAAAAATAATTGTGAGAGAAGTGGCTGGTGTTCAGAAGTGGGAGGCATCTGCTGATGTGAAACAATACATTGATGATGCAGAGAGACGACTGGACATTCATCTACGTGAGTCCATTGGCCTGGTCCCATCCTTAATGATGCCAGGGAACTATGCACGGGATATGTTCAAGGAGGAGAACGAGGCCACATTCCTAGAACTGATGAGCAATGCTGACAGGAAAGCAGCCCTTCAgtctgttttgcagaaattcaGAAATCTGCGAAGGGTGTATCGTTCACACAGTCCCGACAAGGAAGATGTTCATCGATACAAGGAAACGGCAGTTGCTATGGGAAATGAACTTCTGGACAACTTTGATTATGTGAACTGGCCAAACTACTTGCACAAGGTGATTGAACATCCACAGGAGATTCTTCTTAGTGAAGATGGACCAGGGAGCATTGGCAGCTTGAGTGGAGAGGGAAGCGAAGCTGCTAATAAGCTGTTCCGGAATCTGCGGGAGAACTTTGCTAGGAGAGGAGATGTTTTTGGAGGTTTGCGGGATGTTCTGTGGTTCCACTGGCTCTATACGAGTCCAAAATTGCTAAGACTTCGTGCAGTGACCCGTCGGAAGTACAAATGTTCGAAATGTGGTGGGGATGGACACAATGTAACATCGTGTAAATCAAAGCCTTAA
- the LOC140234709 gene encoding uncharacterized protein, whose amino-acid sequence MDVYDEYGLILLKASKENKRKISRKKTQLSLKLGESYPAAGHCAVTHPNQSQGEQTRRVLSFGGARRGADSSWTDSASCILEYNFEVDDEDVTLSSVILCKTKGGQMPPLQSPAVVESDGALFVWGGLNLVDYECHDDLIIIEEAGRRGAASAPLFDITYIQTEKNMVPSRRGNPVMTQTGTIPHARTGHTLTKLGETKQALLFGGIAYQEVRKSFNVVWEKSCRDGAFYILDLSSFAWRTVTVPSTKARAYHTAECLEMDGKLVVAFIGGVTFDQLGNVPSNREPINEILVLTMNSQLADHAVLSTVTLMPDVANTPKIFVSYHASAKMGEFIMVSGGFQQLHGSMQTPSTSPRASPRVFVLDMRRKKYKLLPKTGNEPQHTLFATAGHILIKLTPDCLVSLGGTSKQISLLSDRDFEPEQCDIAVCVIGESAESTEIQWVQCETPRCGKWFHTYCLKLTSIPEHYFCQQCTER is encoded by the exons ATGGATGTTTACGATGAATATGGATTGATTTTGTTGAAGGCATCGAAAGAAAACAAGAggaaaatatcaaggaaaaaaacccaacttaGTCTGAAGCTGGGTGAGAGTTATCCTGCAGCAGGCCATTGTGCTGTTACCCATCCCAATCAGAGTCAGGGGGAGCAGACAAGGAGAGTCCTGAGTTTTGGTGGAGCTCGCCGAGGTGCCGACAGTTCCTGGACCGATTCAGCGAGCTGCATCCTTGAATACAACTTCGAGGTCGATGATGAAGACGTGACTCTGTCATCCGTTATCTTGTGCAAAACAAAAG GGGGACAAATGCCACCTCTGCAATCACCAGCGGTGGTTGAAAGTGATGGTGCACTATTTGTTTGGGGAGGCCTTAATCTTGTTGACTACGAGTGCCATGATGATCTCATCATTATAGAGGAAGCAGGACGCCGTGGCGCAGCAAGTGCTCCACTTTTTGACATCACATacattcaaacagaaaaaaacatggTACCTTCCAGAAGAGGCAACCCAGTTATGACTCAAACAGGAACCATCCCACATG CAAGAACAGGGCACACATTAACCAAACTGGGAGAGACAAAACAGGCTTTGCTCTTTGGAGGGATTGCATACCAGGAAGTACGAAAAAGCTTCAATGTTGTATGGGAGAAGTCTTGCAGAGATGGAGCATTCTACATATTGGACCTCAGTTCCTTTGCCTGGAGGACCGTTACAGTTCCATCAACGAAAGCAAGGGCATATCACACTGCTGAGTGCCTCGAAATGGATGGCAAACTTGTTGTAGCATTTATTGGTGGTGTAACATTTGATCAGCTCGGAAATGTCCCTAGTAACAGGGAGCCAATCAATGAAATACTTGTACTGACAATGAACTCTCAACTTGCAGACCATGCAGTTCTCTCAACAGTTACTCTGATGCCTGATGTTGCGAATACACCTAAGATCTTCGTATCATACCATGCTTCAGCAAAGATGGGTGAATTCATCATGGTTTCTGGAGGCTTTCAACAACTTCATGGCTCCATGCAAACCCCAAGTACATCTCCACGTGCTTCCCCAAgagtgtttgtacttgacatgAGAAGGAAAAAGTACAAACTCTTGCCAAAAACAGGGAACGAACCACAACATACACTATTTGCTACCGCAGGACACATTCTGATAAAACTAACACCCGACTGTCTTGTATCTCTTGGTGGCACATCAAAACAAATCTCGCTGTTATCAGATAGAGACTTCGAGCCAGAACAATGTGACATTGCAGTGTGTGTGATAGGAGAATCAGCAGAGAGTACAGAAATTCAGTGGGTGCAATGTGAGACACCGCGGTGTGGGAAATGGTTCCACACCTACTGCCTCAAACTGACAAGCATTCCAGAGCATTATTTTTGTCAGCAGTGCACTGAACGCTAG